The Patescibacteria group bacterium nucleotide sequence CTTTGATCGGCGGCTCCGGCTTCAGCATCGGGGACATTTCTTTCGCCAGCTGCACCTAAAGCGGAGATATTTTCGGCGACGATTTCGGTTTTGGTTCTTTTCACACCGTCTTGACCTTCCCAGCTGCGGGTTTGCAATCTGCCTTCAACTAAGGTTTTACGGCCTTTGTTTAAGATTTGGTTGCAAATTTCGGCTAACTTGCCCCAAGCCACGACATTATGAAATTCTACCGCTTCTTGGGTATTGCCCGAAGCATCATTCCAGCGTCGGTTGGTGGCAACGCCAAAGGAGCAAACTGGCTGGCCATTGGGAGTATAACGCATTTCTGGATCGCGGGTTAAATTCCCTAAAATGATCACCTTGTTAAAATCACGCATAATCGCTCCTTCGGAGCTTCAAACCCTAATTTCTAATATCTAATTTCTAAACAATTTGTAAATTCCAATTTTCTAATTTTCCAAATTTATATGTAGTTTAAAATTTTGAATTTGTGATTTGTTTAGGATTTAATGCTTAGGATTTAGAATTTTCAGCTCTATTCTTCTAAAATTTTATCTAATTCTTGTTCTAATTTTTTCATTCGTTCATCTTCTGATTCAATTTCTTGGGCAATTTCGGGTTTTTCAACTTTTTTCTCTGGTTTGGCTTTTTTGATAACTTTAATTTTAGCAGATTCAAGATCTTTTTCGGTTTTGACAGTTTCTAAAACTTCAGCAATTTCAGTTTTGGCAGGGGTTTTAGCGGCGGTAAGGGCTGGTTTTTCTTCTTTAATCTTGGCGATAACTGCTAGAGGGGCGGTTTTTTCGGCTTTAGTTTTGGCTGATTTTTCAGATTTTTTCATCTCTAGATTTAAAATCATAATCCTAATAATCGCTGAGATTGATTTTAATTCTGATTGGAGTTTTTTAATTTTATCTGGTTCTAAATCAAAACTAAATGAAAAATAAGTTGCCGATTGATTTTTTTTGATTGGATAAGCTAGCTTTTTGTAGCCTAAATTCTTAATTTCTTGAATTTTGCCTTCAAGAGTTTTGATGTTTTCTTCGATTTCCTGGCTGACTTTTTGAACTTCTTTTTCATCAACCTGATCAGAAATGGCAATGACTAATTGATATGATTTCATTTTTCCTCTAATTAATAGTAGGTATTAATTACTATAACAAAAGTTTGACTGAAATGCAACTCCCAGATACATTAAATTATAAACTTGATGATGTCGGCATCGCAAACTTGATAATTTTTACCTTCAAGGCGAATTTGGCCTTTGGATTTGGATCTTTCCAGGGAACCTGATTTTTTTAAATCGTCAAATGATAAAATTTCGGCTTTGATAAATTTTTGGGCAAAATCTGAATGTACTTGTCCAGCCGCGGAAACGGCGGTGGAATTTTTAGGAATTGGCCAAGATTGAACTAAACCTTTGGTCTCGGCTCGCGTAAAGCGAGACGGATCGGTGTATGTGTAAAAAACAATTAGATTTAATAAATGAAAACTGGCGCGAATTAAGCGAGTCAAACCTGTTTCTGCCAAGCCTAAATCTTTTAAATATTCGAGGCGTTCTTGATCGGAAAATTCAGACAATTCTGCTTCGGTAATGGCGGCAATTTCAATCTGTCTTTCCTCGGGCAGTTGGCGAATAAAGGGTGGATTTTTTAAGTCTTTTTCATCACAATTCAAAACCACTAAAACTGGTTTTTGGGTAAGAAAATTTAAACTGGAAATAATCTCCAAGTCATCAGTTTCTAAACCGAGATCGGAAATTAATTTTTCTTCGTTTAGGCCGGCTTTAATTTTTCTCAAAATTTCCAATTCGATGCGAGCTAATTTTTCACCCGCCTTAATATCTTTTGCCACGCTGGCTAATCTTTTTTCACAAGTTTCTAAATCCTTTAAAATTAATTCAGTCTTGATGGTTTCGTATTCTTTTTCAGGATTGACCTCATTTTGCGTCGAGACAATTTTTGAATCGGTAAAAGCTCGCAAAACCATCATAATTGCATCTGTTTCTCGAATATTGGCTAGAAATTTATTGCCCAAACCTTCGCCTTTAGCGGCGCCCTTGATCAAGCCAGCAATATCTATAAATTTGATTGGTGCGGGGATCTTTTTCGGCACCTTCAAAATTTTTTGCAACTCATCTAAGCGCTCATCCGGAACTTCCACAATCCCGACATTTGACTCAATTGTACAAAAAGGGTAATTAGAAACTTCCGCCTTGGCTTCTTTTTGCAAGGCGTTAAACAAGGTTGATTTTCCCACATTTGCCAAACCTAAAATTCCTATTTTTAGCATTAGTTTTACCCTTAATTCATTTTAACAAAATTATTCTTAATTTTCTATTTGCAAGTTGCTATTTCTAGTTTTTTATAA carries:
- a CDS encoding single-stranded DNA-binding protein — its product is MRDFNKVIILGNLTRDPEMRYTPNGQPVCSFGVATNRRWNDASGNTQEAVEFHNVVAWGKLAEICNQILNKGRKTLVEGRLQTRSWEGQDGVKRTKTEIVAENISALGAAGERNVPDAEAGAADQSPETEEKTEKKSSSKDKPEKAEKPNKTKSNPDEEINLDDIPF
- the rpsF gene encoding 30S ribosomal protein S6 — protein: MKSYQLVIAISDQVDEKEVQKVSQEIEENIKTLEGKIQEIKNLGYKKLAYPIKKNQSATYFSFSFDLEPDKIKKLQSELKSISAIIRIMILNLEMKKSEKSAKTKAEKTAPLAVIAKIKEEKPALTAAKTPAKTEIAEVLETVKTEKDLESAKIKVIKKAKPEKKVEKPEIAQEIESEDERMKKLEQELDKILEE
- the ychF gene encoding redox-regulated ATPase YchF — protein: MLKIGILGLANVGKSTLFNALQKEAKAEVSNYPFCTIESNVGIVEVPDERLDELQKILKVPKKIPAPIKFIDIAGLIKGAAKGEGLGNKFLANIRETDAIMMVLRAFTDSKIVSTQNEVNPEKEYETIKTELILKDLETCEKRLASVAKDIKAGEKLARIELEILRKIKAGLNEEKLISDLGLETDDLEIISSLNFLTQKPVLVVLNCDEKDLKNPPFIRQLPEERQIEIAAITEAELSEFSDQERLEYLKDLGLAETGLTRLIRASFHLLNLIVFYTYTDPSRFTRAETKGLVQSWPIPKNSTAVSAAGQVHSDFAQKFIKAEILSFDDLKKSGSLERSKSKGQIRLEGKNYQVCDADIIKFII